The DNA sequence GGACCGCGAAGTGCAATTGAAGCAGGTTGACCTGGGCGTGGCTATCGAAGCCTATGTCGGCGGGGAACCGGATAAGAGCGAAACCTACCGGCCGCCTGCGGCGCCGACGGACATTCGGGAAGGGGTCCGCGCGCATGCTACGGTCGAGGTCAATTCTCCGGGCCGCCTGTTCCAGTCATTGAAGACGCAGTTGCGCCACGCCGCGTTCCGGGGCACGGAGGTCTTCGGCACCCAGTACCAGATTGAAGAACTGGTGGCAAGCATCCTGCGGCGCATTAAGGAGACAGTCGACCACACCGCGGGCCATCCCATCGAGAGCGCCGTATTCGGGCGCCCGGTGCGCTTTTCCACGCACGACGAGGAGAACGACATCGCGCAACGCAGGCTCGAAACGGCGGCGCGTCTTGCCGGGTTCAAGGACGTTGTGTTCTTCTATGAGCCGGTCGGCGCCTGTGTGGAATACGCGCTGACCGTTGAACAGCGGCAGCGGCTTATGGTCGTGGATATCGGCGGCGGCACGTGCGACGTGTGCGTCATGGAGTTCGGCGGGGCGCACGGCGCGGCGGAACGGCTCGCCGAGAGCCGCATACTCGGCGTCTCCGGCGTCCCGGTAGCGGGCGACGCCATTGACCGCGAGATCATCAAGTCGAAGTTGTTTCCCATCTTCGGCAGCCGCGCGCGGTATGGGCCGTCCAAGCTGCGCATTCCGCAATATATCTACAACGAAATCCTCGACTGGCAGAACCTGTACAAGCTCAACACGGAAGAGATGATCCATTGGTTTCTCGCCATGGAGGCGGATTGTACGGCGCCCGAGGCGATACGCGCGTTACGGCTCCTGATCCAGCGCAACTACGGGTATCCGGTCGCGCGCGAAGTGGAATCGGCGAAGAAGCGCCTCTCCTGGGAAGAGCATGCGGAAATCCGGCTGCAATTGGACGAAGTGACCATTCACGAACGCCTGGAACGCGAGGAATTCACCCATATCATTGAATACAACCTCGAACGCATGATGCAGAGCATCGAGGAAGCCGAAGCGGCCGCCCAGTTGCGTCCGCAAGACATCGACCTTATCTTGACTACAGGCGGCACAAGCCTTATTCCCGCAATACGGCATATGCTTGCGGAAAGATTCGGCTCCGAACGCTTGCTGCCGCGCGACACCTTTACGAGCGTAGCCACAGGCCTCGCCACCGTCGCGCAATACTGCTAGTATCGCGGACAGGGCAGGCGCGGCACAGGAACGCGCCGCGTTCAGGCGTCCGTGTCGTCGAACAGATTTTCGACCAGCGCGATGATGTTGTTGACAATGAGGATGATGCCGTTGAAGACGCTGATGATCCCCAACATGAAATCGAACACATCGTTCGCGTCATA is a window from the Candidatus Hydrogenedentota bacterium genome containing:
- a CDS encoding Hsp70 family protein, translating into MSRAKYYCGIDFGTTNSSVALARDGLVRVLDLDPVNDNPASLPSLLYITNGGKHIVGRAAADAFIDRNVDREVQLKQVDLGVAIEAYVGGEPDKSETYRPPAAPTDIREGVRAHATVEVNSPGRLFQSLKTQLRHAAFRGTEVFGTQYQIEELVASILRRIKETVDHTAGHPIESAVFGRPVRFSTHDEENDIAQRRLETAARLAGFKDVVFFYEPVGACVEYALTVEQRQRLMVVDIGGGTCDVCVMEFGGAHGAAERLAESRILGVSGVPVAGDAIDREIIKSKLFPIFGSRARYGPSKLRIPQYIYNEILDWQNLYKLNTEEMIHWFLAMEADCTAPEAIRALRLLIQRNYGYPVAREVESAKKRLSWEEHAEIRLQLDEVTIHERLEREEFTHIIEYNLERMMQSIEEAEAAAQLRPQDIDLILTTGGTSLIPAIRHMLAERFGSERLLPRDTFTSVATGLATVAQYC